A window from Chrysemys picta bellii isolate R12L10 chromosome 20, ASM1138683v2, whole genome shotgun sequence encodes these proteins:
- the LOC101948241 gene encoding pro-interleukin-16-like: MVGRAPGRDGVSPAPSVAELREFGLDEGHSASLNSSLSGLSMVSLISAQDLEQLLEEVKGLGDESQQHFQEIQVVVLHKDEGAGLGFSLAGGSDQHKRVTIQRVFAGGLAAQEGTIHHVEALRTLHRARTARQAIVVLRKGGVDGLPNGSLPAPGPQPPPSAPDTMVRPLQLVKDANGLGFSLDGGRGSLQGDRPLTVKKIFQGGPKDLLQPGDEVLQIGERSLQGLMRLEAWQLIRALPMGPVQLLVRKKGKP; this comes from the exons ATGGTGGGGCGGGCGCCTGGCCGTGATGGGGTTTCTCCTGCCCCCAGTGTGGCCGAGCTGAGGGAGTTTGGCCTGGACGAGGGACACTCGGCGTCACTGAACTCCAGCCTGTCCGGCCTGTCCATGGTGTCCCTGATCTCAGCCCAagacctggagcagctgctggaggaggtgAAGGGCCTGGGAGACGAGAGCCAGCAG CACTTCCAGGAGATCCAGGTGGTCGTGCTGCACAAGGacgagggggccgggctgggcttcAGCCTCGCAGGGGGGAGCGACCAGCACAAGAGGGTGACG ATCCAACGCGTCTTTGCCGGCGGCCTGGCCGCCCAGGAGGGCACCATCCA CCACGTGGAGGCGCTGCGAACGCTGCACCGGGCCCGGACCGCCCGGCAGGCCATTGTGGTGCTGCGGAAGGGGGGAGTGGATGGGCTCCCCAACGGCTCCCTCCCAGCGCCGGGCCCACAGCCCCCTCCATCAGCACCAG ACACCATGGTGAGGCCCCTGCAGCTGGTGAAAGACGCCAACGGACTCGGATTCAGCCTGGACGGAGGACGGGGGTCGCTGCAGGGGGACAGGCCACTGACCGTCAAGAAGATCTTCCAGG GGGGCCCCAAggacctgctgcagcctggggacGAGGTGCTCCAGATCGGGGAGAGGAGCCTGCAGGGGCTGATGCGGCTCGAAGCCTGGCAGCTCATCAGGGCCCTGCCCATGGGACCCGTCCAGCTCCTCGTGCGAAAGAAGGGAAAGCCCTGA